The sequence below is a genomic window from Mycobacteriales bacterium.
GGTGGCGGGGTGGTTCATTCCGGGTTGTCGTCACAGGAGACGGATGACGCTCAGCGAGTACGGCAGGCTGCTGGCCCGCAGCTGGCTGCTGGTCGTGGTTGTCACGCTCGCGGCGGTGGCTGCCGCCGCCGTCTATACGTTCACCCACACCAAGACCTACCAGGCCAGCGCCGAGCTTGTCGTTTCGGGCTCCACTCCGCTGCAGAACAACGACGAACTTGGGCTGCGGGCCCTCGCGCTGCAACGCGCTCAGGAGTTCGGCCAGGTGGCCGCGACGCCACCGGCGATCTCGGCGGCGATCGCATTGGGGGAGCGGGAGGGCGTCTATCCGCACGCCAGTGCTCCGACCGTGTCCGTGGCCTATGTGCAGTCGACGAGCGTCAACCAGGAAGGCAGCCCATTCATCACGGTGTCAGTCACGGACACCTCCCCGGCGCTGGCCGCCGCTGTAGCCAACGCCTACGCCAGCACCCTGCCGACGCTGGTTCGCCAGCTCGGTGAGCTGCCCGTCGGCGTTCCCGACCCGATCACGCTGTTCGCCCCCGCCAGCGTTCCGGGCAGCCCGGTCTCCCCCAGGCCAAGCCTCGATCTGGCATTGGGGCTACTCGTGGGGTTGGCGGTTGGGGTCGGCGCCGCCGTCGCCAGGGACGCGCTTGATGGACGGCTGCGCAACTCGGAGCAGGCGAGCGCGCTGAGCGGGATGTCGTTGCTCGCGGTCGTGCCGGTCGACGCCGGTGCCGCTCGGCTACCCGCCCGCACGGCTCCCGGGTCCGCGCAGGGGGAGGCGTACCGAATCTTGCGGGCCAATCTCGAGCTCTCTATCGTGGACGGGCTGTTCGGCTGTGTGCTCGTCACCAGCTCGGTGCCCGGTGAAGGGAAGACCACGACGGCATGCAACCTCGCCGTAGTGCTGGCCCAGACCGGGGCCCGGGTCGCGCTGGTCGACGCCGACCTGCGTCGCCCGATGGTGCATGAATTCCTGAATGCTTCCGGCAGCCGGGGGCTCTCCGACGTGCTCACCGGTGAGTGCACGCTGGCCGACGTTGCTCAGCGTTGCGACCAGGTGTCGGTGATCCCGGCCGGGCCGGTGCCATCCAATCCGAGCGAGGCCCTAGGCAGCGATCGGATGGCTACCCTGATCGGCGAACTGTGCGCCGCCTACGACGTGGTCGTTTTGGACAGTCCGCCACTGCTGCCGGTCGCCGACAGTCTGCTGCTTGCGAAACTTGCGACGGCCGTCGTGTTGGTCGCCAGGATCGGGCTGACAAGGCGAGCCGAGCTGCAGCAAGGCTGCGCCGCTTTAGCCCGGGCTACGACCGCGGTCAGTGGCCTCCTCGTAAACGCAGCCAGCGCCCGGGAGGAAACCGGGTACTCGGGCTACTCCGACTATTACGGCGTCCCGGGCGACCGGGAGATCCCGGTCGCCCGGGCGGCCCGGCCTCGCTGGCGTGGTCGCCTGCTGGCCCCGGCCGGGCATGGCGCAGAGCCAGCACCGACCGGGTCTGAGCCTGCCCGGACAACGGCGAGCATGACCGAGCGGCTGCGGCGCCGGCTGCGATGAGCCACCCGGACGCGGTCCCGATCGCTGCGGATCGGCTACGCGCGAGTGTGGTGGCCCGGAATATCCGGCTCGACAACCTCGCCGTGCGGGTGTCCCAATCGTTGACCGCTGAGGGTGTCCGGCATGTGCTGATCAAGGGCCCGACGACCGCGACGTGGCTCTACGAGCCGGCCCGGCCTTACCGGGACGTGGACATGCTCATCGCCTGGTCCGACGCCCGGGCTGCCGTGCGACGCCTGCGCCGACTGGGCCTGCGCACGGCCGACGGATGGTACGAGGGTGCGGCCCACAGCCGGGTACTGCTCACTCCGGAGGGCTGGGAGGTGGACCTGCACCGAGCGTTGCCGGGGACCGCGCCCGGCGACACCGGCCGTGGCGAGCTGACCTGGCGGGTCCTCGCGGATCACATCGTCCCCTTCGCGCTCAACGGGCACATCGTCTCCGCACTCGACTTGCCCGCGCGTTGCGTGGTCCTGGCGTTGCACGCGCTGGCCGCCCCGGTCGGCGCCCAAGAACGCCAGGACCTGGTCAGGGCGTTGGCCAAGGCCGGCCCGGCAACGTGGCGGGAGGCCGAGCAGATCGCCGAGGAGCTGGGTCTGCGCGCGGAACTACTCGCGGCAGTGGCGCGCGAACGAGGCGAGCCGGGCCCGCGGCTTCCGGCCGCGGCCTACCTTCGCCGGCGGGCTCGCCCGGCCGGCACGCTGCGCCGGCTGCTCGACGCCGACCGGGGCCAGCTGCCGAAGCTGATCTTCCGCAGGCTCCTGCCCAGCCCGGGCTACATGCGTTACGCCTTCGGCCCCCCGGTCGGCCGAGGCTGGCTGATGCGCGCCCATCTGCGCCGTTGGAGGCGGTTGGCGCGGCAGCTTCCCGAGGAGTTGCGGCAGGCCCGAGGGGTGGCCGGGTCCCCGGGTACTGACGACACACGACGTGTCTCCTGAACCGCGCCACAGCGCGGTTGCCGGTCGACGAGCCACCGCTATCTGCCTCTGTCGGTCCCGCGGCCCTACCAGGAGCGCGCGGTAGCTGGCCGCAGCCCCGTGGCGTATGACCCGATGCCGGTGGTTTGCTCACGGTGGGATTTCTGACGTCCGCCGGTTATGCGGCGGGCCGAGGGGAAGCGCTCGGACGCCGCTGGGAGCGTGCCGCGAGATCGCCGGGCGCCGTGGCGCGTTTCCCGACCCGGCTCCCGGCTGGACTCTCGAGGACACCGACGTGAATCGCGACCTGTGCGCTCTGCGACGTCGGACCCCGGCCAGCCGGGTCAGGCGAACGTGATGGATCCCGGCGTGCCGGCGACACCCGCCGGCGTGGGCGCGCCGGACACGCTGGAACTGGTGAGGGTCACGGTGCTGCCACCGTCGCTGGGCTGGTCGCCGCAGCTGCCGGCGCCGGTCGAGGGGGCAGTGGCCGAGCCGCCGGCGCCGCCGCCGCCCTCGCCGCCCCCGCCGCCCCCGCCGCCGTTTGTGCCGCCGGCCCCGGTATTGGGACCAACGGTCGCGCCATTGGTGACGGCGACGGTGGCGGCTCCACCATCGGCCCCTGCGGTCGCGGTCCCGCCGTCACCGCCGCCGCCGCCACCGGCGATGAGGAGCGCAGGGCCTGTCAGCATGCCGGTGCTGGGGATGTAGGGGTAGAGGTAACTGGCGGCGCCGCCGCCGCCTCCGCCGCCGAGTCCCGGGGTAGCCCCCGCGGCCCCGCTTCCTCCGTAGCCGGCTGCGATGCTTGAGTGCTGCGACCCGCCGTTCTGCCCGCCCGCCCCGCCCACACCGGCCGCGGTAGAGCCATTCCCGCCGGCTGCGCCCCCGTCGCCTGCGAAGTAGGCGACACCGGCCCCGTTATCGATAGCGATAGTCGCTGTGACCTCGACGCCTTGCCCGCCGGCTCCGCCAGCGGCGGCCGTCGAACTTCCGCCGCCCCCGCCTGCACCGCCGATCGCGGTGACGGTGTAGGTCTGGGTTGAGCCGCTGCTGTTGACGTACGTCCCGCTGGTGCCCGGTGCGACCGTGGCCGGCGGTGCGGTGGAGGATGCCGCGGCAGCGGTGGGGACGAGGATCGACATGACCGCCGATCCGGCGAACGCAGCACCGCCGACCAGCGCGCCGCGGCGGAGCAGGGCCCGACGGTCGAAGCCGGCTCGGAGGGATTCCGGCACACTCACCAAGCCGACCTGCGCAAGCTCGGACAGGACCTCCTCGGCCTCCCCGGGCGCCAGCTGGGCCAGCTCGGCGATCGCCTCCACGTCTCGGGACCCGTCGCAGGCGTCGAGTACCTTGCGCGCCCGGGCGTCCAGCAGGTGGGCGTGGTCGGTGGCGAGGTTGTAGGCGACGGCCTCCGTGCCGACGTCGCGGATCACGAAGCCGGCGTGGACCGCCATCGGGCACCGCCGCATGCTCACCCCCGGTTGGAGCCGTCGCCAGACTCTACCGGGTGCCGACGCCCGATCAATTCATCAAAATGCGCGCGTAGGTGCCGTAGCTTGACGATTGCGCGGTCAGACTAATGTGAATGTGATGGAGGCAGGGGTGCCACGACGGTGGGCCGGCTGCACCCGAGCCGTACGGGGTGGCGCTGGTACGTGCAGATCGACTTTTCCACGGCGCAGAGCGTGAGGCCTGACATGGAGCGGACGCATGCCCCCGTTGACGCCTCCGAGGCGGAACGTGCAGGCAAGTACTTGGTCTTGGCGCGAACTCGCGAGTAGCCCTGTGGGCCTTGCCCCGGAACGGACCGATCAGCCGTGACGGATGGTTGGCGCTGGAGCGACCCGTTAATGACAAGGCGCGCTAATGGTGTACGGACACGTGTACGGAGAGTTATTTTCCCTGATCAGAGCTTGATCGTTTGCTAGTTTTGTTCGCCTCCGCCCGTGCGGTGGCTACTCGGTGGCTACTCCGGTGGCTACTCGCCGGCGATCACCACGGCCCATGCTTGCCTCTGCCCGGGGGTCCCGGATCACGCACAAGGGCGTTCGCGGGGGAGGTCGCCTACCGTGGTAGCGGGCCGGCTCGGGGAGGCGGTTGGTGACGTCTAGCAGCGGTTCAAAACCCTCGCCGTAGGCCACCTGAACGACCGCCCGGGCGGCTTGGCGCTCTGGTCCGCCGGCAACCCTTGACGACGCCGCGGAACAGCGGGCGCGCACCGAAGGACATAGCCCGGAGAAGACCGCCGCGATCGCCGATCTGGCCACACAACTAGACGCAACGGTCGCCGGTGTCATCCTGGCGCTGCCTCTCCTCCGCGACTGATGAGGCTGCGGGCAGGTCTGGCGCCGTCTCTGGCCGCGCGGTCTCAAAGAGCCGTGGGACCCATCGGCGACGCGGGCGCTTTCGGAGAAACGCCAACTTCCGCATCGGACGGAGCACGACGATTTCCGGAAACACCGATTGCCCGCTCTCAGCGGAAATGGTAGATTACCCGAAGGCAGCAGGCCGAGACAGGAGGTGTGGCGTGTCATCCGGTCGGGCGGCTCTAGAGCGCGAGGCGGACATCCTGGCCGAGGGCTTGAACCAGGTGCGCTCCCGGCTCCCGAACGGGTGGAGCCTGGAAGCCCGCGGCGATGTGGCCCTCTTCGGGCCGGATGCGGTAGCCGAACTCTCCGCCCCCGGTGGGGAGCGGACGTCCCTTGTCATCGAGGTCAAGCGGAACCTGGTCACGAAGGACCTCGTGTCAGTTCTCGATCAGCTCAATGCTTACATAGCCGGCGGTTTCGTCGGCACTAGCCCGCGTTCTCGCATGGACCAGGCCGTGCCCATGGTCGTAGCGCGCTACTTTTCGCCACCGCTTCAGGCTTGGATGACTGAGCGAGAGGTGTCCTATGCCGACGCGACGGGAAATGTTCGGCTCGCTTTAGGCCGACCTGCCTTGTTCCTTCGAGATGTCGGGGCCACGAAGGATCCCTGGCGCGGCCCCGGCCGACCGAAGGGGAATCTGACCGGGGAGCCGGCGGCGCGGGTCGTGCGTGCGCTCGTCGACTTCGGCCCCCCGTACTCGGTGCCTACGATCATCGACTTGGCCGGGGCATCCAGCGGCGCTACGTACCGAGTGGTCGAGTTTCTGGCGGATCAGTTGCTGCTTACCCGGGAGGCACGCGGGCCTGTTGTCGGCGTCGAGTGGCGCGCCCTAATCGAGCGATGGGCCAAGGACTACGGGTTCAGCCGGACCAACTCGGTGACGAGCTACCTCGCACCTCGTGGCCTACCTGATCTGCTGTCGCGACTGTCACAGGTTGCTCCCGCGCCAGGCCTTCGCTACGCGGTCACGGGCACGTTCGCCGTACAGCGCTCGGCCCAGTACGCCCCTGCCCGTAACGCGATGATCTACGCTGATAACCCGGCCGCACTCGCCCAGCAGGTTGGTCTGCGCGAAGTCGAGACCGGCGCGAACGTCCTCGTCGCGAAGAGCGCGTATGACGTGGTCTACGAACGCCCGTCGGTAGTCGATGGTGTCTTCATGGTTGCGCCGAGCCAAGCGGCGGTCGACCTCATGACGGGCCCCGGTCGCAATCCAGCCGAGGCCGAAGAGCTACTTGCGTGGATGGAGGCAAACGCGGGTGAGTGGCGTGGCTGACGATCTGCTCGTTCGGGCGCGATCGACGCTGCTCGATGCGCTGATCGCGTTGCGCGAACACCGGGACTCCATCGTCGTGATCGGCGCGCAGGCGGTCTACCTGCACACCGGACTGGCACCGGTCGCCGTTGCCGAAGCCACGAAGGACAGTGATTTGGTCATAGACACTCGATCGCTCGGTGAGGATCCGCTGATCGAGGCTGCAATGCGGAGAGCCGGCTTCGAGCTGGATCGGGAGAAGCGCCAACCGGGTGCCTGGCTCAGCCCGGCGGGCATCCCGTGGATCTTATGGTTCCGGAGGCGCTAGCCGGTGAGCACGGGCGGCGCAGCGCCGACGTGCCGCCCCACCAGAAAGAGGCGATGCGTTGGGCTGTGGGACTCGAAGCCGCTGTCGTCGACAACGCGGAGATGGAGGTCCGCGCCCTGTCCCAAGATGACGACCGCCGGGTATCCGCGCGCGTTGCAGGGCCGGCAGCGCTGATCGTTGCCAAGATGCACAAGATTGGCGAGCGTCAAGACAACCCGAAGCGACTCGTGGACAAGGACGCCTACGACGTCTATCGGATCCTCGTCGCGGTGGAGACCGACGTCGTCAGCGCGTCGCTCCGACGGCTCCTTACCGACGATCTTGCCGGGGCGGTCACCGAGTCGGCATTGGTTAATTTGCGCGACCTGTTCGCGGCGGGGCCCGAAGCGCTGGGATCGATGATGGCCGGCCGAACCGAGGACCGTTTGGGAGACCCCGCAACGGTTGCCGCTTCCTGTGCGGTGCTGGCCTCGGATTTGCTCGCAGCTACCGATACCAGGTGATCTCTGACGCCTATAGGCCAGTGCTGCTTGGTAGCGGGAATCCGTTTGCAAGTAGGCGCCGGTGTCCGCGCTAGGACGAAAGGGGTGCGGCCGATGGGCCGGTCGGGCTGGGCGCCGCGCTTAGCCCCGTCGGCGGCTGGCTCGCCGGCCAGGCAACGAGTAGGACCGTCACCGAGCCACCTGAGATTCGGGCTTAAGTGGGGGGGAAGATCGCGAATGAACGGCACCGCACGGGAGCGCACAGTTGACCCGCCAATTTCCAGAATACAGTGACAAGTTATCGACGCAGGTGCTAACAGGTGTCGACGCTGCGTTATCTCCGCAGGTCACAGGCATGATCATTTATATTGCCGTTCGCCTGGGTCCACGTTCGGGGGCACCGGTGGCTACTCGGTAGCCGACTGTGGGGGCCTTCCGCGGGGCAACCTCATCGCCTTTCAGGAGCGGCTCAGCGGTCGATGCGGATCAGTCGGCCGGCGCGTTCGTCCTCCAGGGTGGTGATGTCGGCGTCGACCATGACGTGGACCAGGTTCGCGCCGAAGGTGGTGGCTGTCCACCCGAGTTCGCGGGCGGCCTTGGATGGGTCACCGATCAGCGCGTCGACCTCGGAGGGCCGCTCGTAGCGGGCGTCGTAGGCGACGTGCTTTTCCCAGTCGAGCTGAGCGCGGTCGAACGCCGCGACGCAGAACTCGCGGACGGTCATCGCATGCCCGGTGGCGAGCACGTAGTCGTCGGGGGATTCGGCTTGCAGCATCCGCCACATTCCTTCGACGTAGTCCGGCGCGAAACCCCAGTCCCGCACGGCGTCGAGGTTGCCGAGGTAGAGCGTGTCTTGTATCCCGGCGGCGATCCTGGCCACCGCCCGGGTGATCTTGCGGGTTACGAACGTCTCCCCGCGGCGTGGCGACTCGTGGTTGAACAGGATCCCGTTGGTGGCGAACAGGCCGTAGGCCTCGCGGTAGTTGACGGTAGCCCAGTGGGCGTAGAGTTTCGCGACGCTGTACGGCGAGCGTGGGTGAAAGGGTGTCTGCTCGTTCTGTGGCGGCGCCGTGGAGCCGTAGAGCTCCGAGCTCGACGCCTGGTAGAAGCGCGTGTTCACGTCGGCGGCCCGGATCGCCTCGAGCAGCCGCATGGTGCCGAGTCCGGTGGTGTCACCGGTGTATTCGGGCATCTCGAAGCTGACCTTCACGTGGCTTTGCGCGGCCAGGTGGTAGACCTCGGTGGGCTGCACCTCGCGCAGCAGGTTGACCAGGCCGGTGCCCTCTGCCAGGTCGCCGTGGTGGAGGAACAGCGTGCGGTTGGCCTCGTGCGGGTCGCGGTAGAGCCCGTCCAGCCGGCTGGTGTTGAACGTCGACGACCGGCGGATCAGCCCGTGCACTTCGTAGCCCTTGCCGAGCAGCAGCTCCGCGAGGTAGGAGCCGTCCTGCCCGGTGATGCCGGTGATCAGGGCGGTCTTGGCCATCTGGGAGTCCTTTCGCGGCGGGCGTTCGTGCGGGTGCGTCAGGCGACGCGGGTGTCGCGCTGCTCTGTGTACCAGGCGTAGGTGGCGGCGAGGCCGTCCCGCAAGGGGATCTGTGGCTCCCAGCCCAGCGCGCGCAGCCGCGAGATGTCGAGCAGCTTGCGCGGTGTGCCATCGGGCTTGCTGGTGTCCCAGGCAAGCCGGCCCTGGAACCCGACGACCTCGGCCACGGTCTGCGCCAGCTGGCGGATGGTGACGTCCTGACCCGCGCCGACGTTGATCGGCGCGCCGTCGTCGTAGTGCTCGAGCAGGTGAAGGCAGGCACGTGCCAGGTCGTCCACGTGCAGGAATTCC
It includes:
- a CDS encoding CpsD/CapB family tyrosine-protein kinase encodes the protein MTLSEYGRLLARSWLLVVVVTLAAVAAAAVYTFTHTKTYQASAELVVSGSTPLQNNDELGLRALALQRAQEFGQVAATPPAISAAIALGEREGVYPHASAPTVSVAYVQSTSVNQEGSPFITVSVTDTSPALAAAVANAYASTLPTLVRQLGELPVGVPDPITLFAPASVPGSPVSPRPSLDLALGLLVGLAVGVGAAVARDALDGRLRNSEQASALSGMSLLAVVPVDAGAARLPARTAPGSAQGEAYRILRANLELSIVDGLFGCVLVTSSVPGEGKTTTACNLAVVLAQTGARVALVDADLRRPMVHEFLNASGSRGLSDVLTGECTLADVAQRCDQVSVIPAGPVPSNPSEALGSDRMATLIGELCAAYDVVVLDSPPLLPVADSLLLAKLATAVVLVARIGLTRRAELQQGCAALARATTAVSGLLVNAASAREETGYSGYSDYYGVPGDREIPVARAARPRWRGRLLAPAGHGAEPAPTGSEPARTTASMTERLRRRLR
- the gmd gene encoding GDP-mannose 4,6-dehydratase; translated protein: MAKTALITGITGQDGSYLAELLLGKGYEVHGLIRRSSTFNTSRLDGLYRDPHEANRTLFLHHGDLAEGTGLVNLLREVQPTEVYHLAAQSHVKVSFEMPEYTGDTTGLGTMRLLEAIRAADVNTRFYQASSSELYGSTAPPQNEQTPFHPRSPYSVAKLYAHWATVNYREAYGLFATNGILFNHESPRRGETFVTRKITRAVARIAAGIQDTLYLGNLDAVRDWGFAPDYVEGMWRMLQAESPDDYVLATGHAMTVREFCVAAFDRAQLDWEKHVAYDARYERPSEVDALIGDPSKAARELGWTATTFGANLVHVMVDADITTLEDERAGRLIRIDR
- a CDS encoding nucleotidyltransferase family protein encodes the protein MSHPDAVPIAADRLRASVVARNIRLDNLAVRVSQSLTAEGVRHVLIKGPTTATWLYEPARPYRDVDMLIAWSDARAAVRRLRRLGLRTADGWYEGAAHSRVLLTPEGWEVDLHRALPGTAPGDTGRGELTWRVLADHIVPFALNGHIVSALDLPARCVVLALHALAAPVGAQERQDLVRALAKAGPATWREAEQIAEELGLRAELLAAVARERGEPGPRLPAAAYLRRRARPAGTLRRLLDADRGQLPKLIFRRLLPSPGYMRYAFGPPVGRGWLMRAHLRRWRRLARQLPEELRQARGVAGSPGTDDTRRVS